The Pseudarthrobacter defluvii DNA window CAGACTGGGACGCCGCCGTCGAGTACTGGAACACGCTGAAGACCGACGACGACGCTGTCTTCGACGTCGAGGTGGACCTGGATGCCGACACGCTGGAGCCGTTCGTCACCTGGGGCACCAACCCCGGCCAGGGCGTGTCCCTGTCCCAGTCCGTGCCGAACCCGGCAGACTTCGGTGACGAGAACGCCAAGGCGGCCGCCGAACGTGCCCTGCAGTACATGGGCCTGGAGGCCGGCACGCCGATGAAGGACATCCGTGTGGACACGGTCTTCCTGGGCTCCTGCACCAACTCCCGCATCGAGGACCTGCGCGCCGCCGCGGACATCATCCGAGGCCGCGAGAAGGACCCGAAGGTCCGGATGCTTGTGGTGCCCGGCTCGGCCCGCGTCCGGCTCGAAGCCGAAGCCGAAGGACTGGACCGCGTGTTCAAGGACTTCGGCGCGGAATGGCGGTTCGCCGGCTGCTCCATGTGTCTGGGCATGAACCCGGACCAGCTTGAACCGGGGGAGCGGTGCGCCTCCACGTCCAACCGCAACTTCGAAGGACGCCAGGGCAAGGGCGGCCGCACCCACCTGGTTTCCCCGGTGGTGGCCGCAGCCACGGCTGTGCGCGGCACGCTCAGCTCGCCGTCGGACCTCGAACCGGCTCCCGAACCCGCCGCCATCCGCATCGACGCAGCCTAGGACAACACCATGGAAAAGTTCACCAAGCACACCGGCATCGGCGTCCCGCTGCGCCAGAGCAACGTCGACACCGATCAAATCATCCCTGCGGTGTACCTCAAGCGCATCACCCGGACAGGCTTCGAGGACGCCCTGTTCTCCGCCTGGCGCAAGGACCCCTCCTTCATCCTCAACCAGGAGCCGTACAGCACGGGTTCGGTGCTGGTGGCCGGCCCCGACTTTGGTACCGGATCCTCCCGCGAACACGCCGTCTGGGCGCTGAAGGACTACGGCTTCAAGGCCGTCCTGTCCTCCCGGTTCGCCGATATCTTCCGCGGCAACTCCGGCAAGCAGGGGCTCCTGGCCGCGCAGGTGGCACAGGACGATATCGAGCTCATCTGGAAGGAACTCGAAAACGCGCCGGGAACCCAGGTCACCGTGGACCTCGAATCCAAGACCGTGGTGTGCGGCAACATCGTGGCCCCCTTCGAGATCGACGACTACACCCGCTGGCGCCTGCTGGAAGGCCTGGATGACATCGGGCTGACCCTCCAGCACGAGGCCGACATCACGGCCTACGAGGCGACCCGCCCCGCGTTCAAGCCCAAGACCCTGCCGGCAAAGCTTTCCTAGCCGCTGCGCACCATCCCGGTGGGGCGCGGCGTGCCCGCCACGCCCCGCCGCCGGTGCCCCCTTATTTCGGTTCGGTAACGCGACCTCCTATGCTTGGTTGGAGCCTTTGCAAGGGTTTGGGGGCTAGTGATCGTGAGGAAACCGGTATATGAGTAGTGTTCTGACAATCCGCGGCGGTGTCCCGCTTACAGGCCGCGTCAGCGTCCGTGGGGCAAAGAATCTTGTTCCAAAGGCAATGGTGGCGGCGTTGCTGGGCAACGAACCCTCGGTATTGCGGAACGTGCCGGAAATCAAGGACGTGGAGGTCGTTACCTCCCTGCTTCAGCTGCATGGCGTGACCGTGGAGAAAGACCCGGTTAACGGTGACCTCACCCTCGACCCCAAGGCTGCAAAGACGGCGTCCAGCACTGCCATCGACGCCCACGCGGGCGACTCCCGCATTCCCATCCTGCTGTGCGGGCCGTTGATCCATGCGATCGGCGAGGCCTTCATCCCGGACCTGGGCGGCTGCAAGATCGGCGACCGCCCCATCGATTACCACCTGGACGTCCTGCGCCAGTTCGGTGCCGTGGTGGAGAAACGCCCCGGCGGCATCCACATCTCCGCGCCCAAGGGGCTGCACGGCGCCAAGATCTCGCTGCCGTACCCGTCCGTCGGAGCCACGGAGCAGGTTCTGCTGAGCGCCACCCGCGCCGAGGGCATCACCGAGCTTTCCGGCGCCGCCACGGAACCGGAAATCATCGACCTCATCGCCGTGCTGCAGAAGATGGGCGCCATCATCAGCGTCCAGACGGACCGCACCATCCGCATCGAGGGCGTCCGCGACCTCGGCGGCTACAACCACCGCGCCCTCTCGGACCGCAACGAATCGGCCTCCTGGGCGTCGGCTGCGCTGGTGACCCGGGGCGACATCTTCGTCGAGGGTGCCTCACAGCGCGACATGATGACCTTCCTGAACACCTACCGCAAAGTGGGCGGCGGAATGGACATCGGCGAGGACGGCATCCGGTTCTACCACAAGGGCGGAAAGCTGAACCCGCTGGTCCTCGAAACCGACGTCCACCCCGGCTTCATGACCGACTGGCAGCAGCCGCTGGTGGTGGCGCTCACCCAGGCAGAGGGTGTCTCGATCGTCCACGAAACGGTGTACGAGAACCGCTTTGGCTTCACCGACGCCCTGATCCGCATGGGAGCCAGCATCCAGGTCCACCGGGAGTGCCTGGGCAGCGTTCCGTGCCGGTTCGGCCAGCGCAACTTCCTGCACTCGGCCGTGATTTCCGGCCCCACGCAGCTCAAGGGAACCGACATCGACGTTCCGGACCTGCGCGGCGGTTTCAGCCACCTCATCGCCGCCCTGGCCGCCACCGGCACCTCCCGGGTCACCGGCATCGACATCATCAACCGCGGCTACGAGCGGTTCACCGAGAAGCTTGCCGGCCTCGGTGCCGATTTCGACATCACCACCACGAAGTAGAGCGGGACCGTGAAGGAATCTGCCAAGAGCAGGGCCACATTTGTGTTCATTGCCGGCATCGTCCGGCCGCTGCTGAACCTCATGATGGCCAAGACGTGGGAAGGAACCGAGAGACTTCCCGCCAGCGGCTTCATCGCCGCGCCCAACCACTGCACCGAGATCGACCCCCTGGTGGTGGGGCACATGCTGTACAACCAGAAGCGGGCGCCGCACTTCCTGGCCAAGGCGGCTCTGTTCAAGGTCCCCGGCCTGGGTCCGCTGCTGCGGGCGACCAAGCAGGTGCCGGTGGAGCGTTCGACGGCGGGAGCGAACCGTTCGCTGCAGGTGGCACAGGAGATCGTGGCCGAGGGCGGTGCAATCATCATCTACCCGGAGGGCACGCTGACGCGCGACCCCGACCTGTGGCCGATGAAGGGACACACCGGAGCGGCCCGGCTGGCCCTCGAAGGCGGAATCCCTGTGGTGCCCATCGCCCACTGGGGTGCCCACGAGGTATTCCCCAGGTACGGCAAGCGGTTCCACCTGTTCCCGCGCAAGCGCTCCCGCGTCGTGGTGGGGGATCCGGTGGACCTCAGCGCTTTCAGCGGCCGTCCCCTGGACAAGGCCACGCTGACGGAGGCCACAGACGTGATCATGGACGCGATCACCGCGCTGCTGGCCGGCCTGCGCGGCGAGCAGCCCCCCGCGGAACGCTGGGACCCGGCCAAACAGCAGCAGGCCAAGCACGGACGCTTCGTGGAACGCGGACAGCAGCCCGGCGGCGCAGGAACGGAAGCTCAGTGACCGCTGACGCAAAGCCGGGAGCGGCACGAACAGTAGCCGTTCTAGGTGCGGGGTCATGGGGGACCACGTTCGCGAAGATCCTCGCGGACGCAGCCACCGCCACGGGAACGCCCCGTGCCATCAAGCTGTGGGGCAGGCGCGCCGAAGTGGTGGAGGAGATCAACACCAGCCACCGCAACAGCGACTACCTCAAGGACATCGTCCTGCCGGAGAGCATCACGGCGTCGACTGACGTCCGCCAGGTGTTGGCAGGGGCGGAACTGGTGGTGGTTGCCGTACCGGCCCAGTCACTGCGCCCCCAGCTGCGGGAGTGGAAGGACATGATCGCCCCCGGCGCCGTCGTCGTCTCCCTCATGAAGGGCCT harbors:
- the leuD gene encoding 3-isopropylmalate dehydratase small subunit, with the translated sequence MEKFTKHTGIGVPLRQSNVDTDQIIPAVYLKRITRTGFEDALFSAWRKDPSFILNQEPYSTGSVLVAGPDFGTGSSREHAVWALKDYGFKAVLSSRFADIFRGNSGKQGLLAAQVAQDDIELIWKELENAPGTQVTVDLESKTVVCGNIVAPFEIDDYTRWRLLEGLDDIGLTLQHEADITAYEATRPAFKPKTLPAKLS
- the murA gene encoding UDP-N-acetylglucosamine 1-carboxyvinyltransferase; the encoded protein is MSSVLTIRGGVPLTGRVSVRGAKNLVPKAMVAALLGNEPSVLRNVPEIKDVEVVTSLLQLHGVTVEKDPVNGDLTLDPKAAKTASSTAIDAHAGDSRIPILLCGPLIHAIGEAFIPDLGGCKIGDRPIDYHLDVLRQFGAVVEKRPGGIHISAPKGLHGAKISLPYPSVGATEQVLLSATRAEGITELSGAATEPEIIDLIAVLQKMGAIISVQTDRTIRIEGVRDLGGYNHRALSDRNESASWASAALVTRGDIFVEGASQRDMMTFLNTYRKVGGGMDIGEDGIRFYHKGGKLNPLVLETDVHPGFMTDWQQPLVVALTQAEGVSIVHETVYENRFGFTDALIRMGASIQVHRECLGSVPCRFGQRNFLHSAVISGPTQLKGTDIDVPDLRGGFSHLIAALAATGTSRVTGIDIINRGYERFTEKLAGLGADFDITTTK
- a CDS encoding lysophospholipid acyltransferase family protein, whose product is MKESAKSRATFVFIAGIVRPLLNLMMAKTWEGTERLPASGFIAAPNHCTEIDPLVVGHMLYNQKRAPHFLAKAALFKVPGLGPLLRATKQVPVERSTAGANRSLQVAQEIVAEGGAIIIYPEGTLTRDPDLWPMKGHTGAARLALEGGIPVVPIAHWGAHEVFPRYGKRFHLFPRKRSRVVVGDPVDLSAFSGRPLDKATLTEATDVIMDAITALLAGLRGEQPPAERWDPAKQQQAKHGRFVERGQQPGGAGTEAQ